Proteins co-encoded in one Leptospira yasudae genomic window:
- a CDS encoding di-heme oxidoredictase family protein, with protein MIFQVSFVSWFLGLSRFSSGRIADLFLGLSILLFVSGCSPKGEFCSSEDCKNGAAILAFVAGSAHDGAYEPGEEMQGGPQMTSYEFGPTAFRQFAKNAPLSSISEFTVGQTVFEVPWTPGLNTTIPDRDGLGPFFHTNSCLACHAANGRAMEADGDVLTTSLVRLSVGDDSQNVEPNYGGQFQPNSVGGVAKEGDVIVSYREIAGKFQDSGEYVLRSPTLQFSNLGYGPFAADVRTSIRVTQQVIGLGLLEAIPESTILSLADPDDKDGNGISGRPNYVRAISGVDASLGRFGWKANNTDLMRQNSAAFLGDLGITTPMFSNENCTGAQTQCQSAANGGSPEVSQSRMNAITNYMKLVAVPARRKADNGSVLAGKEIFFKAGCKNCHVPKLQTGPASFPELSNQTIRPYTDLLLHDMGEGLADNRPDELANGREWRTPPLWGIGLFEVVNGHTRYLHDGRASNLIEAVLWHGGEAEASRNYILKLDIRDRTHLVNFLKSL; from the coding sequence ATGATTTTTCAGGTTTCTTTTGTTTCTTGGTTCCTCGGTCTTTCCCGGTTTTCATCGGGAAGGATTGCGGATCTTTTCCTGGGTCTTTCGATCCTACTTTTTGTTTCAGGCTGCAGCCCCAAGGGAGAATTTTGTTCTTCCGAAGATTGCAAAAACGGAGCCGCAATTCTTGCGTTCGTCGCCGGGAGCGCTCACGACGGGGCGTACGAACCCGGCGAGGAGATGCAGGGCGGCCCCCAAATGACCAGCTACGAATTCGGTCCCACTGCCTTTCGTCAATTTGCGAAGAATGCTCCGCTCAGTTCGATTTCCGAGTTTACTGTGGGTCAAACCGTCTTCGAAGTTCCCTGGACTCCCGGTCTCAATACTACGATCCCGGATCGAGACGGACTCGGTCCCTTCTTTCATACCAATTCCTGCTTAGCCTGTCATGCAGCCAACGGCCGAGCGATGGAAGCGGACGGAGACGTTTTGACAACGAGCCTGGTTCGATTGAGCGTGGGAGACGATTCGCAGAACGTCGAGCCGAATTACGGAGGACAATTCCAACCGAATTCCGTGGGTGGGGTGGCGAAAGAAGGCGATGTGATCGTATCCTATCGAGAAATCGCCGGTAAATTCCAGGATAGCGGAGAATACGTCCTACGTTCACCCACATTACAATTTTCTAATTTAGGATACGGCCCGTTCGCAGCCGACGTCCGGACCTCGATTCGAGTCACACAGCAAGTCATCGGACTCGGACTTCTGGAAGCGATTCCGGAAAGCACGATCCTCTCGTTGGCCGACCCGGACGATAAAGACGGAAACGGAATATCGGGACGTCCGAACTATGTCCGCGCGATCAGCGGAGTCGACGCCTCGCTCGGAAGATTCGGATGGAAAGCGAATAACACCGATTTGATGCGGCAAAACTCCGCGGCTTTTTTAGGAGACTTAGGAATCACGACTCCGATGTTCTCGAACGAAAATTGCACGGGAGCGCAAACCCAATGCCAGTCGGCTGCAAACGGAGGTTCTCCCGAAGTTTCCCAAAGCAGAATGAACGCGATCACAAATTACATGAAACTCGTCGCCGTTCCCGCAAGAAGAAAAGCGGATAACGGAAGCGTTCTCGCCGGGAAGGAAATCTTTTTCAAAGCGGGTTGCAAGAATTGTCATGTACCGAAACTGCAAACGGGCCCCGCGAGTTTTCCGGAACTGTCCAACCAAACGATCCGGCCTTATACCGATCTTTTGTTACACGACATGGGAGAAGGTCTTGCCGACAATCGACCGGACGAATTAGCGAACGGCAGAGAATGGAGAACCCCTCCTCTATGGGGAATCGGTTTGTTCGAAGTCGTAAACGGTCATACGAGATACCTTCACGACGGAAGAGCGAGCAATCTCATCGAAGCGGTTTTGTGGCACGGCGGAGAAGCGGAGGCGAGCCGGAATTACATCCTAAAACTGGATATACGGGACAGAACGCACTTGGTCAATTTTCTCAAGTCGCTTTAA
- a CDS encoding class I SAM-dependent methyltransferase translates to MIVEHTISGELRTNGSAIGVEICGHTRYSFQIRLPKPPSYFVPFNADGFIIELDGKKIELGRCRMLPVKDASTPQYIVLLLDDTIDVADLIGKRRFTVYDTGLFNLQLILNQKEKVTQHFKEYSSNLTFELNVYKQFFDELDRKFLKEPGPVQDHLHQMIIEREGQTFMEFFESKVLELEEHTKDFSKDENEAHGFFFRKQVWDFILHSAFMLRTNLKPRGYAGDYEMMRMIYENDIIGKTLFARLLHSYPIQIPAANAVRNRRRMISDQIREAVENHNTSEFRAMSVACGPAEEIGDAFSDIETNKKIHFTLLDQDMEALRVAMNTVNQLELEKGISIHVKYINDSVRSMLRIRDLPGAWGRFDFIYSMGLFDYLTPPVARAVLARLFEMLRPGGKLIVGNFHVSNPNKAFMEYWLDWVLYHRTEEEMLELASTLPGHRRIFFEETGCQMFLEIRVPNG, encoded by the coding sequence ATGATTGTGGAACATACAATCTCGGGGGAACTGCGAACGAATGGAAGCGCCATCGGCGTGGAAATATGCGGTCACACGCGTTATTCGTTTCAGATTCGTCTTCCCAAACCGCCTTCCTACTTCGTGCCGTTCAACGCGGACGGATTCATCATAGAACTGGACGGAAAAAAAATCGAATTGGGCCGATGCAGAATGCTTCCGGTCAAGGACGCGTCCACTCCTCAATACATCGTCCTTCTTCTCGACGACACGATCGACGTGGCGGATCTGATCGGCAAAAGAAGATTTACGGTTTACGATACGGGGCTTTTCAATCTTCAACTCATTCTCAATCAAAAAGAAAAAGTAACGCAACACTTTAAGGAATACAGTTCCAATCTTACCTTCGAGCTGAACGTATATAAACAATTCTTCGACGAATTGGATCGGAAATTTTTAAAGGAACCGGGTCCGGTTCAGGATCATCTCCATCAGATGATCATAGAAAGGGAAGGACAGACGTTTATGGAATTCTTCGAATCGAAGGTTCTCGAACTCGAAGAACACACGAAGGATTTCTCGAAGGACGAAAACGAAGCGCACGGATTCTTTTTTAGAAAACAGGTTTGGGATTTTATTCTGCATTCCGCGTTTATGCTCCGAACCAATTTAAAACCGAGAGGTTACGCGGGCGACTACGAGATGATGAGAATGATCTATGAAAACGATATCATCGGAAAAACTTTGTTCGCGCGTTTGCTTCACAGTTATCCAATACAAATTCCCGCAGCGAACGCGGTGCGCAATCGCCGCAGGATGATCTCCGATCAAATCCGGGAAGCGGTGGAAAACCACAACACGTCCGAATTTAGAGCGATGTCCGTTGCATGCGGTCCCGCTGAGGAAATCGGAGACGCGTTCAGCGATATAGAGACCAATAAGAAGATTCATTTTACGCTCCTCGATCAGGATATGGAAGCGCTTCGAGTCGCGATGAACACGGTCAATCAGCTCGAACTGGAAAAGGGAATTTCCATTCACGTAAAATACATCAACGATTCGGTGCGATCCATGCTTCGCATTCGGGATCTTCCGGGAGCCTGGGGAAGATTCGATTTTATCTATTCGATGGGGCTCTTCGATTATCTGACTCCGCCCGTGGCAAGAGCCGTACTCGCTCGGCTCTTCGAAATGTTGCGGCCGGGTGGAAAGCTGATCGTCGGAAATTTTCACGTCAGCAATCCGAATAAGGCGTTTATGGAGTATTGGTTGGATTGGGTTTTGTATCACAGAACGGAGGAAGAGATGCTCGAATTGGCTTCGACTCTTCCGGGACACAGACGTATTTTTTTCGAGGAGACCGGCTGCCAGATGTTTCTCGAAATACGCGTACCAAACGGTTAA
- a CDS encoding adenylate/guanylate cyclase domain-containing protein — protein MLDLQNKVSRASKILIVEDERIVARDIQEILQKIGYSSIGVATNGEKALQMARTIKPDLVLIDIVLGTGFIDGVETVVKLKDVLDVPVIYVTAHSDEATLRRARVTEPFGYILKPVNVRELEITVEMCLYRHKMEKRFREDASWFTTTLSSIGDGVIATDSVSKVKFLNPVAASLLGVEEKNVRGRIVDEVMNLRDDKGTVIENLISYASINHSPSVFEHAILSGSNGRNIPVICTIAPIHDVNGSSQGCVFTLRDISELHAKSEELSKRMEDVEQAKRLLEKYFPENLVDYLVDERRQTELEGKNVQATMLFCDVRNSTGIAEQLNPDEFAAFLSELFTGLMDLTYANGGSVNKLLGDGLLITFGCPFPEDEDTLNCVRLALQIREYLRAFNESRNPKLKTPVAMGIGISTGNVFAGNIGSSRHMEYTVLGDAVNTASRLEALTKTTGHDILIDSLTYESIRHEINVEAVGMFQLRGKKEPQEVFFPVGML, from the coding sequence ATGTTGGATCTTCAGAATAAGGTTTCCAGGGCCTCCAAAATTCTGATCGTCGAAGACGAACGGATCGTAGCCAGGGACATTCAGGAGATCCTTCAAAAAATCGGTTATTCTTCCATCGGAGTTGCAACTAACGGTGAAAAGGCGCTCCAGATGGCGCGTACGATCAAACCCGATTTGGTTCTGATCGATATCGTATTGGGAACCGGCTTTATAGACGGAGTGGAAACCGTCGTAAAGCTGAAGGACGTTTTGGACGTTCCCGTCATCTACGTAACCGCGCACAGCGACGAGGCTACGCTTCGAAGAGCGCGGGTCACTGAACCCTTCGGTTACATTCTCAAGCCGGTGAACGTGCGGGAACTCGAAATCACGGTCGAGATGTGTCTCTATCGTCATAAAATGGAAAAACGGTTTCGGGAAGACGCGAGTTGGTTTACCACGACGTTGAGCTCCATCGGCGACGGAGTGATCGCGACGGATTCCGTTTCCAAAGTTAAGTTCTTAAATCCGGTTGCGGCTTCTCTTTTAGGCGTGGAAGAAAAGAACGTTCGAGGACGAATCGTGGACGAGGTGATGAATCTCCGGGATGATAAAGGAACCGTCATTGAAAACCTGATCTCGTACGCTTCGATCAATCATTCTCCTTCCGTATTCGAGCACGCGATTCTTTCGGGTTCCAATGGAAGAAATATTCCAGTGATCTGTACGATCGCTCCGATCCACGACGTGAACGGTTCTTCCCAAGGCTGCGTTTTTACTCTGAGGGATATCAGCGAATTGCACGCTAAATCCGAAGAACTCAGCAAACGTATGGAGGATGTGGAACAAGCGAAACGTCTTTTGGAAAAATATTTTCCGGAAAACTTGGTGGACTATCTCGTCGATGAACGCAGACAAACGGAACTCGAAGGGAAGAACGTTCAAGCCACGATGTTGTTCTGCGACGTTCGTAATTCCACCGGAATCGCGGAACAACTTAATCCGGACGAGTTTGCGGCGTTCTTGAGCGAACTCTTTACCGGACTTATGGATCTTACGTATGCGAACGGAGGCTCCGTCAATAAACTGTTAGGCGACGGGCTTTTGATCACGTTCGGTTGTCCGTTTCCGGAAGACGAGGACACGTTGAATTGCGTCCGGCTTGCGCTCCAAATCCGGGAGTATCTGAGAGCATTTAACGAAAGCAGAAATCCGAAATTGAAAACGCCGGTCGCCATGGGAATCGGTATCTCCACGGGGAACGTATTCGCCGGAAACATCGGTTCTTCCCGTCACATGGAATACACCGTGTTAGGTGATGCAGTGAACACGGCGAGCAGACTCGAGGCATTGACGAAAACCACGGGTCATGATATCCTGATCGACTCGCTCACATACGAATCGATTCGTCACGAAATCAACGTCGAAGCCGTGGGAATGTTTCAGCTTCGAGGAAAAAAGGAACCGCAGGAAGTATTCTTCCCGGTCGGTATGTTATGA
- a CDS encoding adenylate/guanylate cyclase domain-containing protein, producing the protein MAFRRTIGASASEDRLEKLIQDRLKPGADKTKIDQRIWDLFGEDWCVMFTDLSGFSRGVEKFGIIHFLQTIHESERILIPIIEDHDGILLKSEGDSFLVIFRNVGKGIESAIKMQQELVTYNQDKIPEEKILLCVGLGYGKVLKIGDSDVFGSEVNTASKLGEDTAEAGEILVTQSVFEQVVVKHLRFEELKEAPAGTPKAYKLLY; encoded by the coding sequence ATGGCATTTCGTAGAACGATCGGAGCGAGCGCATCCGAAGACAGACTGGAAAAGTTGATTCAGGATCGATTGAAACCCGGAGCGGATAAAACGAAAATCGATCAAAGGATCTGGGATCTTTTCGGAGAGGATTGGTGCGTGATGTTTACGGATCTTTCCGGTTTTTCCAGAGGAGTCGAAAAGTTCGGAATCATCCACTTTCTACAGACGATTCACGAATCGGAGCGAATTCTTATCCCGATCATAGAAGACCACGACGGAATCCTTTTGAAATCGGAAGGAGACAGTTTCTTGGTTATCTTTCGAAACGTGGGCAAAGGGATCGAATCCGCGATCAAGATGCAACAGGAACTCGTGACGTACAACCAAGACAAGATTCCGGAAGAGAAAATCCTTCTCTGCGTCGGACTCGGGTACGGGAAAGTGTTGAAGATCGGAGATTCGGACGTGTTCGGTTCCGAAGTCAACACCGCGAGCAAACTCGGAGAAGACACCGCAGAAGCGGGCGAAATCCTAGTCACCCAGTCCGTATTCGAACAAGTCGTAGTCAAACACCTTCGTTTCGAGGAATTAAAGGAAGCCCCCGCCGGAACTCCGAAAGCATACAAACTTCTCTACTGA
- a CDS encoding M20/M25/M40 family metallo-hydrolase, giving the protein MINILLLLALCISCLSGCISSSPIRTISLKPIPQTVNWEERNQEAAKILQDLIRIRTERSNELEAVLYIQKLLQKEGITSKIYASKENSQRANLVAVLEPSKPSSLKGIILGNHMDVVEADSAEWTVPPFSGNIVDGKIYGRGALDMKGLAVMQLMAFLELKRSKIELQRKVMFLALADEESGSFLGARYMAENHPDVFRGFDTMLNEGGVATKDVGIQGATIFNIQYAEKGNIWLKLKAKGESGHGSAPNTEYATLNLIRFYEEILSFDSGIHITDETKAYFYQLGSVASFPTSFFLKNASNPLIKPLLTGTLKKNKHLSAMTRNTKAITGIQTLEGEGYNVLSGEAFGKLDVRILPGVDSKEYIEKIRTIANKFKIAVEVFDEIGPDDSPLDDDLFQILANVSTSKVPGSVAAPFMSAGKTDNARFRRIGIKCYGLNPAILSAKDTESLHGKDENISLENLKLGSTILFETLIHYAASP; this is encoded by the coding sequence ATGATAAATATTTTGCTTCTTCTTGCTCTTTGTATTTCGTGTTTGAGCGGATGTATTTCTTCTTCGCCGATTCGAACGATCTCTCTCAAACCAATTCCGCAAACCGTCAATTGGGAAGAACGAAATCAGGAAGCGGCAAAAATTCTACAAGATCTGATTCGAATTCGCACCGAACGTTCCAACGAACTCGAAGCCGTTTTATACATTCAGAAACTTCTTCAAAAGGAAGGAATCACTTCTAAGATTTATGCGTCCAAGGAAAATAGCCAACGTGCGAACTTGGTCGCGGTGCTGGAACCTTCCAAGCCGAGTTCTTTGAAGGGAATCATTTTGGGAAATCACATGGACGTTGTGGAAGCGGATTCCGCCGAATGGACCGTGCCTCCGTTCAGCGGTAACATCGTGGACGGAAAAATTTACGGAAGAGGGGCCTTGGATATGAAGGGTCTCGCCGTGATGCAGTTGATGGCGTTTTTGGAATTGAAACGATCCAAGATCGAACTTCAGCGAAAGGTGATGTTTTTGGCGCTCGCGGACGAAGAGAGCGGAAGCTTTTTAGGAGCGCGTTATATGGCGGAGAATCATCCCGACGTATTTCGCGGTTTCGATACGATGTTGAACGAAGGCGGGGTTGCGACCAAAGACGTGGGAATTCAAGGCGCGACGATCTTCAACATTCAATACGCCGAAAAGGGAAATATCTGGCTGAAACTCAAAGCCAAAGGAGAAAGCGGACACGGAAGCGCGCCTAACACGGAATACGCGACCTTGAATTTGATCCGGTTTTACGAAGAGATTCTTTCCTTCGATTCCGGAATTCACATCACGGATGAAACGAAGGCTTATTTTTATCAACTCGGATCGGTCGCTTCCTTTCCCACTTCCTTCTTTTTAAAGAACGCTTCCAACCCTTTGATCAAACCTTTGCTTACGGGCACTTTAAAGAAGAACAAACATCTTTCCGCGATGACTCGAAATACGAAGGCGATCACGGGAATTCAAACTCTCGAAGGAGAAGGATACAACGTTCTTTCGGGAGAAGCGTTCGGAAAACTGGACGTTCGCATTCTTCCCGGCGTCGATTCGAAGGAATACATCGAAAAGATCCGAACCATCGCGAACAAATTTAAAATTGCGGTCGAGGTTTTCGACGAGATCGGACCGGACGATTCCCCTTTGGACGACGATCTGTTTCAGATTCTTGCGAACGTTTCCACGTCGAAAGTTCCAGGAAGCGTCGCCGCTCCGTTTATGTCCGCGGGGAAAACGGACAACGCGCGCTTTCGCAGAATCGGGATCAAATGTTACGGTTTAAATCCGGCGATTCTTTCGGCAAAGGACACGGAGAGTTTACACGGAAAGGATGAGAACATCAGTCTGGAAAATTTAAAACTCGGTTCTACAATCCTGTTCGAGACGCTGATTCATTACGCAGCAAGTCCTTGA
- a CDS encoding ATP-binding protein — MENSQKNNEGKLLEMKLRPVWAEIERARESCRSFLEEIGSSDETRDALCMIASEILENAIKYGHFTSETQEFTFKLESGKDGMLVQAWSPLPSAGIVENLRRLDSIIQWIRSYQSPFQAYLERLKLVAGQPLEDNESGLGLIRIAYEGEAILDFYVNEDDILYVSALQPKLDREQVV; from the coding sequence ATGGAAAATAGTCAAAAAAATAACGAAGGCAAATTGCTTGAGATGAAACTGCGCCCGGTTTGGGCGGAAATCGAAAGGGCTCGAGAAAGCTGCCGTAGCTTTTTAGAAGAAATAGGTTCGTCCGACGAGACGAGAGACGCCCTTTGTATGATCGCATCGGAGATTCTCGAGAACGCGATCAAATACGGACATTTTACGAGCGAAACGCAGGAGTTCACGTTCAAACTCGAATCCGGAAAAGACGGAATGCTCGTACAGGCTTGGAGTCCTCTTCCATCCGCGGGGATCGTCGAAAATTTAAGACGACTTGATTCCATCATTCAATGGATCCGAAGTTATCAATCTCCGTTTCAAGCGTATTTGGAAAGGTTAAAACTCGTCGCGGGGCAACCTTTAGAGGATAACGAAAGCGGTCTCGGATTGATCCGCATCGCATACGAGGGAGAAGCCATTCTAGATTTTTACGTGAACGAAGACGATATTCTCTATGTCTCGGCGCTACAACCGAAATTGGACAGGGAACAGGTGGTTTGA
- a CDS encoding PP2C family protein-serine/threonine phosphatase, translating into MTFRAKEHSIVDSKVNHDFEIYLQGIVREWMQVLTMLCIVLIPFFLLLDYYTQPPHLHLRFAIYRGATTVLVIIEYLLIRFTHPNRSYPVHGYIISSIVSLMIVLMTVDLGGFNSSYYAGLMLVLMAVNILLSWRPIHSVVNGFLTLSIYLGFNAWENQPFDPRILVNNLFFLGSTIIITAAISWVRFKLVRSEYLLRAELVGANQNLDKSRADLLRARDALWGEMQLAKMIQTALLPRRTNIGHYEVAALMVPTDSVGGDYYDIIDAPNGEKWVGIGDVSGHGVESGLIMMMAQTAIQAIVQQHAMLSPSEVLIEANRVIKENIARLGTDRYMTMMLFRLEDDHLLVAGKHLDLMIYRAQEKKVEVIPTNGSWLGIVDDLGEVLEDHRIPMSPGDIVLLYTDGITEARNQNEDLFGEERLMKLLESNAKLPLRQLGTEIFSTVTAFEEIQSDDMTLVLLKNRG; encoded by the coding sequence ATGACGTTTAGAGCAAAAGAACATAGTATCGTCGATTCGAAAGTAAATCATGATTTCGAAATATACCTTCAGGGTATCGTGCGCGAATGGATGCAGGTTCTAACCATGCTCTGTATCGTTCTGATTCCTTTCTTTCTTCTGTTGGATTATTACACGCAGCCTCCGCATTTGCATCTGCGGTTTGCGATCTATCGGGGAGCGACCACGGTTTTAGTCATCATAGAATATCTGCTCATCCGTTTTACGCATCCGAATCGTTCGTATCCGGTACACGGTTACATCATTTCATCCATCGTAAGTCTGATGATCGTTCTCATGACGGTGGACTTGGGAGGATTCAATTCGAGTTATTACGCCGGGTTGATGCTCGTGTTGATGGCGGTGAACATTCTACTTTCTTGGAGACCGATTCACTCCGTGGTCAACGGATTTTTAACGTTGTCGATTTATCTCGGGTTCAACGCGTGGGAGAATCAACCGTTCGATCCGAGAATTCTCGTGAACAATCTTTTCTTTTTGGGTTCCACGATCATCATCACCGCAGCGATTTCCTGGGTTCGGTTTAAACTGGTTCGGTCCGAATATCTATTGCGCGCCGAATTGGTGGGCGCGAATCAGAATCTGGACAAGTCCCGTGCGGATTTGCTGCGGGCCCGCGACGCTCTTTGGGGAGAAATGCAACTCGCAAAGATGATCCAAACGGCTCTTCTTCCGAGAAGAACGAACATAGGACATTACGAAGTGGCGGCGTTGATGGTTCCCACCGATTCGGTGGGAGGAGATTATTACGACATCATCGATGCGCCTAACGGCGAGAAGTGGGTCGGCATCGGAGACGTTTCGGGTCACGGCGTGGAATCGGGTCTCATCATGATGATGGCGCAGACCGCGATCCAGGCGATCGTTCAACAGCACGCGATGCTCAGTCCTTCCGAAGTGTTAATCGAAGCGAACCGAGTCATCAAGGAAAACATCGCGCGGCTCGGAACGGATCGATATATGACGATGATGCTCTTTCGATTGGAGGACGATCATCTTCTCGTGGCCGGAAAACATCTGGATCTGATGATTTACCGCGCTCAGGAGAAGAAGGTCGAAGTCATCCCGACCAACGGATCTTGGCTTGGAATCGTGGACGATCTGGGGGAAGTCTTGGAGGATCATAGGATTCCCATGTCGCCGGGAGACATCGTCCTTTTATATACGGACGGAATCACGGAAGCTCGGAATCAAAACGAGGATTTGTTCGGAGAAGAACGATTGATGAAGTTATTGGAATCCAACGCAAAACTTCCGTTGCGGCAGCTCGGAACGGAGATCTTTTCCACGGTAACGGCGTTCGAAGAGATTCAGAGCGACGATATGACCTTAGTGCTTTTGAAAAACCGGGGTTAA
- a CDS encoding RCC1 domain-containing protein, whose amino-acid sequence MKLKSAFLLCIFLLFACGEKSGSPDLTPLSLTAIGASAASENQDTVRILSPKEGEIVTVYQLEATIQADQAGEYEVYHEGQRIASGKADASTPQTTPVFKPKNGENTIQVRFKKSDGTILQKVVRVHFGTKLSAGAAHSGFLKNGELYTVGRNNFGQLGTGTSTGDGINDVVTKLTSITDISSIHFNQNSSMAITKNGKVYTWGTNANGQLGIGNNTTDPASASTAGPRQPPTEVPGITNAVMGAYGFDHALVLKSDGTIVAFGLNGHGQLGNGATGLTSTTISTNPVPVVGLTDVIQVVAGSQHSAALTSSGEVYVWGRSQYGNLGNGVIGTSTAAQSTPLKVAGLSGIKQIANGRDHILALKSDGKVYSWGLNASGQLGIGGTGSPSPTPTPTQVLNILNAVSVWAGGTQSFAILKDGTVKGWGANSTTANLGIGETTTAKVYEPNNAVVGISGLTHFGCGATHNFALLGSGAIYGWGWNFKGSLGRPDLQTNWGAATPVYITLP is encoded by the coding sequence ATGAAACTGAAATCCGCGTTCCTTCTCTGCATCTTCCTTCTCTTTGCTTGTGGAGAGAAATCCGGTTCTCCCGACCTCACCCCCCTTTCCTTGACGGCGATCGGGGCTTCCGCAGCCTCCGAAAATCAGGATACGGTCCGAATTCTTTCTCCCAAAGAAGGAGAAATCGTAACCGTCTACCAACTCGAGGCCACAATTCAAGCCGACCAAGCCGGAGAATACGAAGTATATCACGAGGGACAAAGGATCGCCTCGGGAAAAGCGGACGCTTCCACCCCGCAGACGACTCCCGTCTTCAAGCCGAAAAACGGAGAGAACACGATCCAAGTTCGGTTTAAAAAATCGGACGGAACGATCCTTCAAAAAGTGGTCCGCGTTCACTTCGGAACCAAACTCAGCGCGGGAGCGGCCCATTCCGGATTTTTAAAAAACGGAGAATTGTATACGGTCGGAAGAAATAACTTCGGCCAGCTCGGAACCGGGACTTCCACCGGAGACGGGATCAACGACGTCGTGACAAAACTGACTTCGATCACGGATATTTCCAGCATTCATTTCAATCAAAACAGTTCGATGGCGATCACAAAAAACGGAAAGGTTTATACTTGGGGAACCAACGCGAACGGTCAGCTCGGAATCGGAAACAATACCACCGATCCCGCCAGCGCCTCCACTGCGGGTCCGAGACAACCTCCTACGGAAGTTCCTGGAATTACGAACGCAGTCATGGGCGCTTACGGATTCGATCACGCTCTCGTTTTGAAATCCGACGGAACCATTGTTGCCTTCGGTTTGAACGGACACGGTCAATTAGGAAACGGCGCGACCGGTCTTACATCCACGACGATCTCTACGAATCCCGTCCCGGTTGTCGGTCTTACCGATGTGATTCAAGTCGTCGCCGGTTCTCAACATTCGGCCGCGCTCACTTCCTCCGGAGAAGTTTATGTTTGGGGAAGAAGTCAATACGGTAACTTAGGCAACGGAGTGATCGGAACCTCAACCGCGGCGCAATCCACTCCTCTCAAAGTGGCCGGGTTATCGGGAATCAAACAAATCGCAAACGGAAGAGATCATATTCTCGCTTTGAAATCGGACGGGAAAGTTTATTCCTGGGGACTCAACGCAAGCGGACAACTCGGAATCGGAGGAACCGGATCTCCGAGCCCTACTCCGACTCCAACACAAGTTTTGAATATTCTAAATGCCGTATCCGTTTGGGCCGGAGGAACGCAGAGTTTCGCAATCCTGAAGGACGGAACCGTAAAAGGCTGGGGAGCGAATAGCACTACCGCAAATCTCGGAATCGGGGAAACAACGACCGCAAAAGTCTATGAACCGAACAACGCGGTCGTAGGAATCAGCGGACTCACCCACTTCGGCTGCGGAGCGACCCACAACTTCGCCCTCCTGGGAAGCGGAGCAATCTACGGCTGGGGTTGGAATTTTAAAGGCTCTCTCGGAAGACCGGACCTCCAAACGAACTGGGGTGCTGCGACTCCCGTGTACATCACACTTCCATAA